aaaaaatgtttatgaatttatattaattgtagcaaaatatttgaatgtcTTGATCCCATTAGCAGTTTTTGAGGATCTGTCCATGAAGTAAAATTGAATCCATACCAACGTTATCTCTTTGACTCTCCCAAGATTCTAGAAGTATGatattgttattcccatttcatagcTGATGAATTTGACATTCAGAAAGAATAGATATCTTGCTCAATattacacaagaaaaaaaaagaaaaagaaaaatatacatattacataagaAAATGAGCAGCAGAAGCCAGATTTAAACTCaggctgtctgactccaaagtttaTCTTccaataattttttcctttgcaacTGGCAAATCAcatgttttccctttttctctcttgcatATTCTTTTGTAAGATGGAATGTCTTCTCAACCTCTCATTTTCACTCTGGGTAATTTCGCCATTCCCTGCTAAGATTACATTAAACTCTAACCCAGCCACTTTCTTAcatattctattttaaacttaTGGCTACAACAGTAGGCTGCTTATAGATCCCAGCATAATTAAGATCCTTGACCCAGGCCTTCGCTTTTACTGCTGATAGGTCTGgaagtttggtgtttttttttagcCTCCAGCCTCTCTGGCTTGTACTCATTTTCAAATACTCAACTGTGATCCAGCAACCACCAGGGTCCATCCCAAAATAATTGCTTTACTTTTTGACTCAACACCAATTCCCATTCATTACTGTATCACCAGCATCCAGCACTACatctaatatatattacataatcaaatattttctattaaatgaatgagtgtatAACCAGAAGTAGTAAAATATAGCCCAGCACATTGTTTGAAAATTGGAATAGACATTAAAACTATTAGGACTATAATACAGCAAAGGGTAAGGTTAGTCCAGTATTTGGCATAAATATATCTCAAGGACAAGCAAGACTTACTCACTGCTATTGAATTCTGATATTTGGACTTTAAATTGGTGATTCTCAACTACTGTGGGGTTGTAACTTTAATTTTATGGGTTTAGTTtcataatatttatctttaaaatgtattatggtggggcacctgggtggttcagtgggttaagcctctgcctttggctcaggtcatggtcccagggtcctgggattgagccccacattgggcttgctgttctgcagggagcctgctcccccctccccctctgcctgcctctctgcctacttgtgatctctctctctgtcaaataaataaataaaatctttaaaaaatgtattatagggaatgtacacatgtacacattttattaaagaaaataaatttaattttaaaaaatgccttggggtgtctggtggctcatAAAACTGAAGAATTTGCACAGCAGAATTTTAgaggataaagatgtgagatactATCTGCAtttatgtggatggaactggagggtattttgctgagtgaaataagtctaacagaaaagacaattatcatatgatttcactcacatatgcAATATAAGAAAAAGTGCAGAAGATCATAGGGTTAGGGAGGGAAACCTGAAGGGGAAGtcataagaaaaggagaaaaaccatgagggTCTCttagctataggaaacaaacagagttgcaggaagggaggtaggagggaggatagggtaattgggtgattagcattaaggagggcacgtgaggTGATGAGCACtagatgttatatgcaaatgataaattattgaacactacatctgaactaatgatgcactatatgttggctagttgaatttaaattaagaaaaaaggattCTAGAGGAATTTGTTAGTTGTATGAAGGCCAGACCCCTTATATTGTTGAAGGGAAGTCCCCAGCTCACTATTTGAGTTTGATACAACACTATGCCTCCTGTGACAAGTCTGTGTTAGAAGGTTTGCTAGCCATGTGTGGAAGACAGAACACTGGTGTTGAAATGACTTCTGCAGAAAGCAGTAAATATGGAAGAGATCACTTAGCAGCCCCTTGAGCCTTGATTTACCACATTAAGATCTACTGTGGGGTATGGCaagtttaataaataatttttatgctgAGAATAAACTTTCTGAAGGCCTTCAATGGAGCTTGTTTTTATAAGGAAGTAACATAATAtgatacttgatttttaaaatgtgatatgaTAAATGCTTAGATTACAGAAAATTTGTATATTAGAAATAgtatggaagaaaggaaatggtgaTTACATAGAGGCTGTAGGGATCCAAGTATTCATTTGTTGTCCTGAGACGGATCTTGTTAGAAGGTTATgggcatgaaaaagtgctccatctCCCTGTTACCCAACATGAATCAATTCAAAAAGAAAGCCTAtgtaacttaaattttattaaattatcctGGTTACTGACCAAATGAAAATAGCTGTATTTCAAGGCTTTGAGATGTCTGACTTAAAGAAGTAACTATTTGGCATGTACAGAATTGACTATGGAGGGTTGGTGCATGAGAAGGTCATCTCCAAGAGGCGGGTAGTAATACAAAAGAGATAAACCACCTGAAGCTACCTCAGAGGTGCACGTGACTGTTGGCATCTGAAACAATCACATTTATTAAGATGCTATGaacagagaaaattataaaaagaaaacaagcacaacatcaacaattataaataaaggttCTCCAAATAGTAGGCACTAGTTTGAGATCAAACAATGTTTGACAGGAGTAATTCTATGTAAAAGACTCCAAGATAAATAGCAACAGGTATGTAATAATTTATTGTTGACTAATGATTTtccacacatatacataaaaaaatgCCAGGAAACCAAATTTTGtagtaacagtaataataataacaatgtaatAACTACCATATGCTTTGCTAACATGATCACTTACTCctcataacaaataacaaattagGATTATTTGAACATAATGAAATAGTGACCACTGtaaacaataataatgatttaaCATCTTAGCAGTTTTCAAAAGAAGTAGAATGGTGTTTTctaggggcaaggggagagggtcatgaggagttattgtttaatgggtgaACAGTTTAAGTCTCGCAAGATGAAGAAAATCCTGTAGATGGATGCTGTTCATGGTTGCACAGCAATATGAATGCACTTAATACCAATGAACTATATATTAAAATGGTTTTGATAATAAAATTTGTGTCAAAATTAAGCAACTTGTCAAGTGGCACAGCTGAGAACTCGTCTGTTCTGTCTAATCTCCAACCTTGGCCCACTGGCCACAGGGATAGGGAACAGTTAGAAAAAATCATTATCACAACATCAACCATATCTTTAAGCTGCCAGACACTAATGAGGTATATCATGAAGGAAGCAGTTAGATATAAACAATCCTCTTGGATTTTTGTATGAATACTGTCACTAGAAAAGGGCTCTTGAAAACATTTCCCAAAAGAACTTCTGGTCATAGACAAAAAAATTAGGGAGGGGATCTGAGTGTTTCATAGTTACTTCAAAGTATCAGTATAGAAGTACACATGATTGGTTTCATGTCCATTatgcattttctaaaaatacGTTTCTGGAACATTAGAACTTGGTATTGACATTTTGCCTTGAACTTTCTTGCCCTAAGGTTTCACTTTTGTGTAATTAACCACACTTTTACTTCCTAAGGATCACATTCTACCCATCCAACTCATACAAGGTAATTAACTATGTgcctctccctttgtcttcagGGGCAGCATTGTCGCCAGTTAGGGATCACAGAGTGAAGAGCTGAGAGAAAAGGTTTTTCCCTAAAGGGTAAGTAAACACTGGGCTTCTGATTCTCTGGCTCTTCCAGGGCCAGCAAAGCAGTCTTTCCCTGGGGAATCAAAGGAAGCTGAAGCTCAGGCATAAACTCTCCTTTTTGAAAGCCAGAGTGTAGGAGATTTGGACAGAGCCAGAAATATCCTTCCAAGGCAGAGATCACTGTCTCCATCCAGTAAGTTTGTCTCCACCAGAAAATGAAGGCACCAACCCACCATTCTGATACTGGACACAGGGCCAGAGCAGGGCTTATGGTGGGACTAAAGCCAGGCTTGCAACTGTGAAAGCTGCAGGGTTGAAGTTTGAGGATAGAAGCttgcagggaagtgggagagaggaaTGGCGCAGGGCCAGATGGAGATGACGGTGCCCATGTTGAACCAGACTACTGTGTGCTCTGGAGAGAGGTCTGGTTCGAGGATTGGCACCAGAGTAAGATGGGGGATCAGAAATCTTGAACATCTTTCACTGAACTCTGTGGAAATACAGGGGAGAACGCAGatttggaagggaaagaaagtttCCAATCATATTTCCTGGCTTGCCATTACTTAGAAATCTCTAATCCACCTTGTACTGCCTTTCTCATTTCCTAAAAGTaccttctcctctttctgctATGTCCTTTacttcttttgcttcctttgtccTCTTCATCCAATCTCCACTTGATCTTCTGTTTTAattccaggtttttgtttgtttgtttgtctgtttgtttccaTCTTCTCTCCGCCTTCTATTTTCTGGGCATGTAAGCTCCTGTTCTCCTGACTCCTTCTACTTTCTCTCAGTCTATCCTCCATCTTTATTCACCCCACTGTACATAGCTTCTTCCAGATCAACAGACTCCCCAAAGGAAGCAAGGTTAGAGCACCATTTTCTACTCAATGACTTTCTCTGCTCCCCTCATCATCATTTATTACTCCTTACCCCTCTCTCTTGCCTTTAGGTCCTATTGACAGCTTTGACATCAAGTGATTTTTCAAGATTAACACAGATTTTTATCCACCTTCTATATATGCCAATTTAATACCCAAAAAGATTACATAGAAAAGTCTCTGCACAGATGTGGCTCCTCTAGACATGAGGAACAATCTTATAGGTTGAGTAAGTTATGACACTTAGAGGTCATAATTGCTGCCCCAAGAGGGCAGTCTGAAGACTACCTACCTACAGCAGTTCACAAAAAAAGGCATAGAGATCTTATTaacctggattaaaaaaaaattggagaaatgagtgcagaatgataaaaatacaagGAGTTAGGAGGAAAATTGTGAAGGTGCTGTGAAAGcaagagcattctttttttatatatattttatttatttattcaacagagagacagcaagagtgggaacacaagcagggggagtgggagaggaagaagcagactctctgctgatcaaggagcccgatatgggacttgatcccaggacgctgggatcatgaactgagctgaaggcagacactcaatgactgagacatccaggcaccccaagagcaagagcactcttaaaaaaaaaaaaaaaaaaagccaataatcCTGTGGCAACTTTGCAACCCTTAACCTGGAATGCTAGTACCAGTGGCTCTGCATgcacccattctttttttctttttcttttctttctttctttctttctttttttttttttgccctttttttttttttttaagtaggctccatgcccggtgtggagcccaatgccacgctcaaactcatgatcctgagatcaagaactgggttgagatcaaaagtcatacttaaccaactgaaccacccatggACCCCCACACCCATTCTTCTGATTGTAATAATCATACTGATCTTTAAgatcatttatttgtctttggtTCCTGAAGTTAGACCATGATAGCTAGGTGTATATATTTAGATGTATCTAGGTGTGCACTTATTTTTACTCATTCCACTTCAAATTTATTGAAATGCTTGAATCTGATTATTGAGGTATTTCATCTCAACTGAAAAGTTCAGAtgtctctgtctcattttctttcttcttcaaccTGGAGCTCTGATTCTGTGTTAGACATTCCCAATCCACCTGCTATTTCTCTTACATATTCTTCAgtattttccatctgttttcattttcctcccatCTTCATTCTCAGTAGATTCTTCTGACCACCATTCTGACAGTAACTGACTCTCCCAATAGCTGGTCCTAATCTACTGTTTAATTCACCACTGAGTTCTTATTGttgatattctatttttaactatattttgttcttttttaaatctgcCCTGTTACTTTTTAAAGACTCCAGTGCCCAGATCAAAATATTAATTCTGGACTTCATCTTCTTaatcccaggaaaataaaaaggtagagTAACTCTGTCTAATCAGAATCCCATGTCCTTGCTCCTAACTAtacatttgctttttctctgtatCCGTTGgggcttcattttaaaaattttttcaagttcaatcttctagatcactaattatCTTTCCAAGTGTGACTAATCTGTCCTTAAATCTACTTCTTTCAATGTTaaatttatgggtttttttcctttctaagagatatgactgatttttcttttgagtgtgtttattttgttatgtatcttttcaagactttttttacttaaaaccttgtaaagaaaatgcttttcaatATCCTTCATCAAATAACttcaatattttaagtttttgtagCATATATTTGGCTCTCTGTCATCCTTATGGGCTTTTATTAACAAtctgcttattttaaataaattgtctTTTTACCACAAGCTTCTGGTAAATTTCATTACCACAACTCAATTTCTTCAAAACTTCTGTGTTGAAGTTTGAGGATCTCAAGAAATGATTTAggtttgtttctgttattttctgaAACCACTACCTATCCAGGATAACTTCAAATTCCTTTCTGAGAGAAGCAGTCAGTGTGAACTAGGCTGCAAAGTCATATGAGGACCAGCCTATGGTTCAGTATTTATGGAGACTATTTCCCCCATATTAGAAGCTTTGAGGTAGTCAGTTTTATAGGAAGTCCCAGGTGGGAATGAAggataaagatgaagaaatgggcTTATTTCTAGTGTATGCCTTTTTATTCAGGATGTAGTTTTGTAAAACCCTATCTAAATAGTAGAGGATCTCCTACTACATTCTCCACCTGCTTGAGCCTAAATTTACCTTCTGTCCCTGCATTTTAGATTTTGAGCTCCCCTAGGTAATGGAGATGAGTGCTTAAGTTCATGGAGTGCTACAACTGCCCTCACGTTGAAAGCCAACATCAATATTTGATTTTAATGTTCCAATTTCATTCAATCCTTGGCTTGACAATTCTCTTTTTGACCAGCTCATGGGTGTCTCCAAGacattcaaatataaatataggcATAGGTAGAGGTATAAATTAGGTGTAGATATATGTATGAGTAGGGAGCTAGgtattaataaaaaagagattaGATACAGACATAATCATAAAAATGAGTTGTATATATCTTCAGTGGGAAATTGGCTCTAAGTACTCCAGTTCATCTTGACACTGGATACTATCATCATTTACATCCTTAAGATCTTAATAGTTGATCCCATCAAGCTCTTGGAATACATTTCTGTACCTTataaaatttaaaccaaaatgttttttcagcctttgattttgtgtgtttcatttaaataaaatttgatactTAGTTTTTGATTTACTTAATATTAACCAGGCAATCAAACTGAAAATATGCATTCATGCAAGAGAAACTGTAAGATGAAATACAGACGAAAGAACAAAGATGAGGaaacactatattgtatattCAACAAATGTCTATTAACCACCTCTCATGTGCCAAAAAAAATTTGTGCTAGGAAAAGGGTGGTGGGGTAGGTGTTACCCTCATAGATTTTATAAGCTAAGTACATAGTCATCAGAGTCTATGATAGGTtaattccttctctcttctttagtTACTCAAAGATATCTGCATTACTAAAGTCACTGCTAATGCTACCTTATAACAGCAGCTACCTCTCTGTCGAAGTCTCGGACTTTATCCTGAATTGCTTTGTCAGGTCTCCCAGCTGGCAGCACTGGCTGTCTCTGCCCCTCagcctcctcttcttcctggccATGGGAGCCAATGCCACCCTCTTGATCACTGTCTGGCTGGAGGCCTCTCTGCACGAGCCCATGTACTACTTACTCAGCATCCTCTCCCTACTGGACATTGTGCTCTGTCTCACCGTCATCCCCAAGGTCCTGGCCATCTTCTGGTTTGACCTCAAGTCCATCAGCTTCTATGCCTGCTTCCTCCAGATGTACATCATGAATTCCTGTCTTGGCATGGAGTCCTGCACATTCATGgtcatggcctatgaccgctatgtagCCATCTGCCACCCACTGAGGTACCCATCCATTATCACTGACCAATTTGTAGCTAAGgctgctatttttattttggccagGAATGCATTTCTTACTATGTTCATTCCCATCCTCTCTGCCCGGCTCCATTATTGTGGAAAAAATATAATTGAGAACTGTATCTGTGCCAACCTCTCTGTGTCCAAGCTCTCCTGTGATAACGTTGTCCTTAACAAAATATACCAGTTAATTGTGGCCTGGACTCTTCTGGGCTCTGACCTCATCCTCATCTTCCTCTCCTATACCTTCATTCTAAGAGCCATTCTTAGACTCAAGGCAAAAGGGGCAGCTGCCAAAGCTCTGAGCACATGTGGCTCCCACTTCATTCTCATCCTTTTCTTCAGCACCATCCTTCTGGTCTTTGTTTTTACCCATAttgccaagaaaaaaatttcccctgATATCCCCATCTTACTTAATGTCCTACACCATGTAATTCCTGCAGCTCTCAACCCCATTGTCTATGGGGTACGAACCCAGGAGATTAAAGAGGGGATTGGGAAATTACTGAGGAGAGTGGGAAAGAGCAGTAACTAGTTGTGTTCTAGCTTGACTTTTCTCAACCACAACCACTCAAATCACAGTTGCAAAGCAAGAACTTGGAGATAAAATTGCAATCCTCATCATCTCTCTGGACAGGCCTGAAGATATGAACTGCTTGGTTTCCTCTTACCTCCAGTCAAATCACATCTCTTACTTTCCATCGTTTTCAGGAAGTGACTAAGGATATAGATGTAAAAGTCTCATCATAGTACCCATACCAGGGGCTATGAATTTTCATGAGGCAATCATCATACTTCATTGTCTGTTCTTGAATGAAGTCCCTTTTAGAGTCAGTGTGATGGAAAATCCATACTCACTTAAAGATGTGTGGCTTATGGGAAGTATCAGAACTTAAAGACAGTGAATTgactttgaaaaagtaaaatgagatttaaaacaactgttaaaaaatgttgaaaataaccATTATGCTTTAACCTTTCCCTTGggcattcaaatatattttgaaagttattttacATCCAGCGTTGAACTAGAAAATGGAACTCTAACATACATAAATCTTGATCCTATTACTCTAAAGTCCTGGGGGTGGGAGccaaaaacatgtaaaattacTGTAATAAGAATTAgattaaaacacataaataacCCCAGAGGAGAGGGGAATTCATTTCTGTAGGTGGGGGCTCCTTTATATATCTGATCTCCTTCAGTCCTTCAGTCAAAACTGCCTCCCTAACAGATTCTCAAAAATATGAACCACATCCCTGTCTCTGAGACTTTTGCTTGTTGTTCCTCTGGACACATAGCTCCTTCCCTCAGGTCCATTGGGTCTCCCTAaccacagtatttaaaaatagtatccaacaaaaaaaaaagggagtcaagatagcagaggagtagcagactgagatgacattgGGTTgcagttcagctagatagttatcaaaccattctgaacacctacaaacacaacaggagatcaaagagaagagtgcatatctagaaacagaaaatcaaccactttctgaaaggtaggacttgcAGAGAAGCAAATCCAAAGCCACTGGAAGACAGATTGTGGtgagaggggctggctcctggcaagtggtggagcaactgagcacaaaatctgaacttttagaagtctgcttcactgagggatatcactccagaggctaagcatgGGTgaagccctcatggggacagtgtggtctcaggtcccacggggtcaccaAAGGATCAGGGGTGtgtgagtgtagcagagctcacaagtatcagagcagggaagctgactacagagatggagctgaggagtgagctctcagctttgggttaccttaaactgtgatctgctCTTTGATCAGGGacccccacaagtggcagatctggagagtcTCACCTTCCTGCTCTGGAGTAGCAGTGTGGCAGGAATCTtctgagtttggagactccaaacacaGCTGcacaccagagatagaaatgttcagtcacagggtgggtgagctcggagcgcaaCCAGAGActagggagatgggagtgactgaacacttttctccaagggcgcacTGAGGGGTGGGGCCACAAGCTCTcagctggagattgggaggccaccatttttactcctgtcctccagagctctatggaaagcattcagggaacaaaagctcccaaaagcccCCAAGCAGATTCCTTAGCCCagtccctggcaagggcagtgcaattccacctcaggcaaagacatttgagaatcactacaacaggccccttatccagaagatcagcaagaacatccagccaagaccaagttcactgatcaaggagaagagtggaattccagaggatgggaaagcaaagcacagaattcatggatttctccccatgaattcatggatttctccccatgattatttagtcttgcaaagttaattaaatttttttaattttatttttttcttattctatttttttaacttttcctcattcctcttttaacgttttttaactagtttatcttaacaatgcctttctaaaatatatatatatctttttaaaccttcattattacagtcatattttatccttcattgtatctacctttattttttgtatacatatatgtttttttcttctaaaaaatcttgggatacaatttcttctaatagatcaaaatataccataaatctagcacagggataggggcgcctgggtggctcagtgggttagagcctctgccttcagctcgggtcgtgatctcagggtcctgggatagagccctgtgtcaggctctctgctcggcagggagcctgcttacccccctctctctgccggcctctctgtctacttgtgatctctctctctgtcaaataaataaataaaatcttaaaaaaaaaatctagcacagggctatGTTCCAGTTTCCAGAcagagcaaattctctccattttatttttctttctttgtccaaacaacttatcttatcaattccttttttagaattgtttttaattttcatctttacagtcatgtttacccttattcattgtgtttacatatatatatatatatatatgcttttctttctttaaaatttcttctaaaaagaccaaaatatacccaaaatcaagtgggttgctctgttctattcatcagtctaatatatatatatatatatttttttaatttcattaatttttttactacttttttgcccccttcttctctccccaaTTAGGGGTctctctgatttggttagcatacatatTTCTGGCGTCTTCGCCACCctctagtattttattctctcattcatatattcttatttggataaaatgacaaggcggaaaaactcaccacaaaaaaaaaaaaaaaaaaaagaacaagaggcagtaccaaaggctagggacctaatcaatacagacactggtaatatgtcagatctagagttcaggaTGATTGTCAAGGTGCTATCTGGGCTCGAAAAatgcatgaaagatattagagaaaatctgtctggagaaatacaagccctttctggagaaataaaggactAACATCTAACTAAGCTgaaacaaaaaagctattaatgaggtgcaatccaaaatggaaacttttactgctaggataaatgaggaagaaaagagaattagtggtatagaagaccaaatgacagagaataaagaagctaagcagaagagagacaaagaactactggaccatgagggaagaatttgagagataagtgataccataagatgaaacaatattagaataattgggaatccagaagaagaagagggaggggggcagaaggtgtTTTGGAGCAAATTAtggtagagaatttccctaatatggcaaagggaataagcatcaaaatccaggaggtgcagagaacccccctcaaaatcaataaaaataggtctgcacctcatcatctaatagtaaaacttacaagtcttagtgacaaagagaaaatcctgaaagcagacaAGACAAGAactctgtaacatacaatgttaaaaatattagattggcaacagacttatccacagagacctggcaggcaggAAAGAACATggcaggcatgatatattcagagcactaaacgagaaaaacatgcagccaaaaatactatatccatcacagctatcattgaaaataggagagataaataccttccaggacaaacaaaaactaaaagaatttgtaaacaccaaaccagatttacaggaaatactgaaaggggtcctctaaacaaagagagagcctaaaagtagtacaccagaaaggaacagagacaataaacagtaacagtcaccttacaggcaatacaatggcactaaattcatatctttcagtagttactctgaatgtaaatgggctaagtgccccaatcaaaagacacagggtaccagagtggattaaaaaaaacaaaacccatcaatatgctgtctacaaaaaactcatttcagacccaaagacacctccagatttaaagtgagggggtggagagccatttaccatgctaatgggcatcaaaagaaagctggggtggcaatccttatatcagatcaattagattttaatccaaagac
This DNA window, taken from Lutra lutra chromosome 10, mLutLut1.2, whole genome shotgun sequence, encodes the following:
- the LOC125079769 gene encoding olfactory receptor 56A3-like produces the protein MLPYNSSYLSVEVSDFILNCFVRSPSWQHWLSLPLSLLFFLAMGANATLLITVWLEASLHEPMYYLLSILSLLDIVLCLTVIPKVLAIFWFDLKSISFYACFLQMYIMNSCLGMESCTFMVMAYDRYVAICHPLRYPSIITDQFVAKAAIFILARNAFLTMFIPILSARLHYCGKNIIENCICANLSVSKLSCDNVVLNKIYQLIVAWTLLGSDLILIFLSYTFILRAILRLKAKGAAAKALSTCGSHFILILFFSTILLVFVFTHIAKKKISPDIPILLNVLHHVIPAALNPIVYGVRTQEIKEGIGKLLRRVGKSSN